The following are encoded in a window of Anthonomus grandis grandis chromosome 1 unlocalized genomic scaffold, icAntGran1.3 Chromosome103, whole genome shotgun sequence genomic DNA:
- the LOC126749367 gene encoding protein enabled isoform X1 produces MDNNNDIDKMFDQLTNEIYCELDDLRSYVNSRPQSYVNDSGMDREWKEYWANETSIASARASVMIYDDVNKKWVPSGTSSGLSKVHIYQHQIHQTFRVVGRKLQDHEVVINCAILKGLKYNQATATFHQWRDNKQVYGLNFSSKDDADCFARAMFHSLEVLSNIVRQPGPPPSQYAPPSSIQQQQQQQSPQPQQQQQQQQQPPPVPAHQNQMPPQQPPQPPVPPHGIPPQHSMVQMGGHQQYDEDMGYRTMTREDVAMIQERRISAALLSPQPTSPMTPQQSNVPAPPAMPGMMMMAAAAVAHSPVSPPQTGHTRTVSAPPAPPPPPGPPAPPTPAPVAGPPPPPPPPMMSRSQSSDGGEANSLAAQLQNAKLKRNKTNTTQPTENSGSSTSSGGSSNYGTLGRGGGNSMASMMDEMAKTLARRRAAVEKKVPDKDEEDKKAAMWEKTHTLPSNTSKFSGSDSPKAARKRFGSASEETILKVNGLTEVAMSIGPTEMESLKNEIVKEVKKEIAKMKQDILDAIKTELNRR; encoded by the exons ATGGATAACAACAACGATATCGATAAAATGTTCGATCAATTAACCAACGAAATCTATTGCGAGTTGGACGATTTGCGAAGTTACGTGAACAGTAGACCTCAAAGTTACGTGAACGACTCCGGAATGGACAGGGAGTGGAAGGAGTACTGGGCAAA CGAAACGTCAATAGCGAGCGCGAGGGCGTCGGTTATGATCTACGATGACGTCAACAAGAAATGGGTACCGTCGGGTACCTCCTCGGGCCTCTCCAAGGTCCACATCTACCAGCACCAGATCCACCAGACCTTCAGGGTCGTGGGCAGGAAACTGCAGGACCACGAGGTCGTGATCAATTGCGCGATCTTAAAGGGACTGAAGTACAACCAGGCGACCGCGACCTTCCACCAATGGAGGGACAACAAACAAGTCTACGGTTTGAATTTTAGCTCCAAAGATGACGCGGACTGTTTCGCCCGCGCCATGTTTCACTCCTTGGAG GTGCTAAGCAACATCGTGCGTCAACCGGGACCTCCACCCTCGCAATACGCCCCTCCCTCCTCCAtccagcagcagcagcagcaacaaTCGCCCCAACCCCAGCAACAgcagcaacaacaacaacagcCGCCTCCGGTACCCGCACACCAAAACCAAATGCCGCCCCAACAGCCTCCGCAACCGCCCGTACCCCCGCACGGAATCCCGCCGCAGCACTCGATGGTCCAGATGGGCGGCCATCAGCAGTACGACGAGGACATGGGCTACCGGACCATGACCAGGGAGGACGTGGCCATGATCCAGGAGCGACGGATATCGGCCGCCCTTTTGTCGCCCCAGCCCACCTCGCCGATGACGCCCCAGCAGAGTAACGTGCCCGCGCCGCCCGCCATGCCCGGCATGATGATGATGGCGGCGGCGGCCGTCGCCCACAGTCCCGTATCGCCGCCCCAAACCGGACACACAAGAACC GTAAGCGCGCCGCCCGCACCTCCGCCGCCCCCGGGACCTCCCGCTCCCCCTACTCCCGCTCCGGTGGCGGGTCCGCCGCCCCCGCCGCCGCCCCCGATGATGTCCCGTAGTCAGAGCAGCGACGGTGGCGAGGCGAACTCTTTGGCCGCCCAGTTACAAAATGCGAAATTGAAACGGAACAAGACG aataccACACAACCGACTGAAAATAGCGGCTCGTCCACCAGCAGCGGAGGCAGCAGCAATTATGGTACTTTGGGCAGAGGCGGCGGTAACAGTATGGCCTCGATGATGGACGAGATGGCCAAGACGTTGGCCAGGAGAAGGGCGGCCGTCGAGAAGAAG GTACCAGACAAGGACGAGGAAGACAAAAAGGCGGCAATGTGGGAAAAGACGCACACCCTACCGAGTAACACTTCAAAATTCAGCGGTTCCGATTCACCGAAGGCTGCCCGGAAACGGTTCGGTTCCGCATCCGAGGAAACCATTTTGAAAGTGAACGGCTTAACGGAAGTAGCGATGTCCATTGGTCCGACGGAGATGGAGAGCCTGAAGAACGAGATAGTCAAGGAGGTGAAGAAGGAAATCGCGAAAATGAAGCAGGATATTTTAGATG CAATCAAAACAGAACTGAATAGAAGGTAA
- the LOC126749367 gene encoding protein enabled isoform X3: MSSETSIASARASVMIYDDVNKKWVPSGTSSGLSKVHIYQHQIHQTFRVVGRKLQDHEVVINCAILKGLKYNQATATFHQWRDNKQVYGLNFSSKDDADCFARAMFHSLEVLSNIVRQPGPPPSQYAPPSSIQQQQQQQSPQPQQQQQQQQQPPPVPAHQNQMPPQQPPQPPVPPHGIPPQHSMVQMGGHQQYDEDMGYRTMTREDVAMIQERRISAALLSPQPTSPMTPQQSNVPAPPAMPGMMMMAAAAVAHSPVSPPQTGHTRTVSAPPAPPPPPGPPAPPTPAPVAGPPPPPPPPMMSRSQSSDGGEANSLAAQLQNAKLKRNKTNTTQPTENSGSSTSSGGSSNYGTLGRGGGNSMASMMDEMAKTLARRRAAVEKKVPDKDEEDKKAAMWEKTHTLPSNTSKFSGSDSPKAARKRFGSASEETILKVNGLTEVAMSIGPTEMESLKNEIVKEVKKEIAKMKQDILDAIKTELNRR; this comes from the exons ATGTCAAG CGAAACGTCAATAGCGAGCGCGAGGGCGTCGGTTATGATCTACGATGACGTCAACAAGAAATGGGTACCGTCGGGTACCTCCTCGGGCCTCTCCAAGGTCCACATCTACCAGCACCAGATCCACCAGACCTTCAGGGTCGTGGGCAGGAAACTGCAGGACCACGAGGTCGTGATCAATTGCGCGATCTTAAAGGGACTGAAGTACAACCAGGCGACCGCGACCTTCCACCAATGGAGGGACAACAAACAAGTCTACGGTTTGAATTTTAGCTCCAAAGATGACGCGGACTGTTTCGCCCGCGCCATGTTTCACTCCTTGGAG GTGCTAAGCAACATCGTGCGTCAACCGGGACCTCCACCCTCGCAATACGCCCCTCCCTCCTCCAtccagcagcagcagcagcaacaaTCGCCCCAACCCCAGCAACAgcagcaacaacaacaacagcCGCCTCCGGTACCCGCACACCAAAACCAAATGCCGCCCCAACAGCCTCCGCAACCGCCCGTACCCCCGCACGGAATCCCGCCGCAGCACTCGATGGTCCAGATGGGCGGCCATCAGCAGTACGACGAGGACATGGGCTACCGGACCATGACCAGGGAGGACGTGGCCATGATCCAGGAGCGACGGATATCGGCCGCCCTTTTGTCGCCCCAGCCCACCTCGCCGATGACGCCCCAGCAGAGTAACGTGCCCGCGCCGCCCGCCATGCCCGGCATGATGATGATGGCGGCGGCGGCCGTCGCCCACAGTCCCGTATCGCCGCCCCAAACCGGACACACAAGAACC GTAAGCGCGCCGCCCGCACCTCCGCCGCCCCCGGGACCTCCCGCTCCCCCTACTCCCGCTCCGGTGGCGGGTCCGCCGCCCCCGCCGCCGCCCCCGATGATGTCCCGTAGTCAGAGCAGCGACGGTGGCGAGGCGAACTCTTTGGCCGCCCAGTTACAAAATGCGAAATTGAAACGGAACAAGACG aataccACACAACCGACTGAAAATAGCGGCTCGTCCACCAGCAGCGGAGGCAGCAGCAATTATGGTACTTTGGGCAGAGGCGGCGGTAACAGTATGGCCTCGATGATGGACGAGATGGCCAAGACGTTGGCCAGGAGAAGGGCGGCCGTCGAGAAGAAG GTACCAGACAAGGACGAGGAAGACAAAAAGGCGGCAATGTGGGAAAAGACGCACACCCTACCGAGTAACACTTCAAAATTCAGCGGTTCCGATTCACCGAAGGCTGCCCGGAAACGGTTCGGTTCCGCATCCGAGGAAACCATTTTGAAAGTGAACGGCTTAACGGAAGTAGCGATGTCCATTGGTCCGACGGAGATGGAGAGCCTGAAGAACGAGATAGTCAAGGAGGTGAAGAAGGAAATCGCGAAAATGAAGCAGGATATTTTAGATG CAATCAAAACAGAACTGAATAGAAGGTAA
- the LOC126749367 gene encoding protein enabled isoform X2 — MSSSSQEVRRSETSIASARASVMIYDDVNKKWVPSGTSSGLSKVHIYQHQIHQTFRVVGRKLQDHEVVINCAILKGLKYNQATATFHQWRDNKQVYGLNFSSKDDADCFARAMFHSLEVLSNIVRQPGPPPSQYAPPSSIQQQQQQQSPQPQQQQQQQQQPPPVPAHQNQMPPQQPPQPPVPPHGIPPQHSMVQMGGHQQYDEDMGYRTMTREDVAMIQERRISAALLSPQPTSPMTPQQSNVPAPPAMPGMMMMAAAAVAHSPVSPPQTGHTRTVSAPPAPPPPPGPPAPPTPAPVAGPPPPPPPPMMSRSQSSDGGEANSLAAQLQNAKLKRNKTNTTQPTENSGSSTSSGGSSNYGTLGRGGGNSMASMMDEMAKTLARRRAAVEKKVPDKDEEDKKAAMWEKTHTLPSNTSKFSGSDSPKAARKRFGSASEETILKVNGLTEVAMSIGPTEMESLKNEIVKEVKKEIAKMKQDILDAIKTELNRR, encoded by the exons ATGAGCTCGTCCAGTCAAGAAGTTCGCAGAAG CGAAACGTCAATAGCGAGCGCGAGGGCGTCGGTTATGATCTACGATGACGTCAACAAGAAATGGGTACCGTCGGGTACCTCCTCGGGCCTCTCCAAGGTCCACATCTACCAGCACCAGATCCACCAGACCTTCAGGGTCGTGGGCAGGAAACTGCAGGACCACGAGGTCGTGATCAATTGCGCGATCTTAAAGGGACTGAAGTACAACCAGGCGACCGCGACCTTCCACCAATGGAGGGACAACAAACAAGTCTACGGTTTGAATTTTAGCTCCAAAGATGACGCGGACTGTTTCGCCCGCGCCATGTTTCACTCCTTGGAG GTGCTAAGCAACATCGTGCGTCAACCGGGACCTCCACCCTCGCAATACGCCCCTCCCTCCTCCAtccagcagcagcagcagcaacaaTCGCCCCAACCCCAGCAACAgcagcaacaacaacaacagcCGCCTCCGGTACCCGCACACCAAAACCAAATGCCGCCCCAACAGCCTCCGCAACCGCCCGTACCCCCGCACGGAATCCCGCCGCAGCACTCGATGGTCCAGATGGGCGGCCATCAGCAGTACGACGAGGACATGGGCTACCGGACCATGACCAGGGAGGACGTGGCCATGATCCAGGAGCGACGGATATCGGCCGCCCTTTTGTCGCCCCAGCCCACCTCGCCGATGACGCCCCAGCAGAGTAACGTGCCCGCGCCGCCCGCCATGCCCGGCATGATGATGATGGCGGCGGCGGCCGTCGCCCACAGTCCCGTATCGCCGCCCCAAACCGGACACACAAGAACC GTAAGCGCGCCGCCCGCACCTCCGCCGCCCCCGGGACCTCCCGCTCCCCCTACTCCCGCTCCGGTGGCGGGTCCGCCGCCCCCGCCGCCGCCCCCGATGATGTCCCGTAGTCAGAGCAGCGACGGTGGCGAGGCGAACTCTTTGGCCGCCCAGTTACAAAATGCGAAATTGAAACGGAACAAGACG aataccACACAACCGACTGAAAATAGCGGCTCGTCCACCAGCAGCGGAGGCAGCAGCAATTATGGTACTTTGGGCAGAGGCGGCGGTAACAGTATGGCCTCGATGATGGACGAGATGGCCAAGACGTTGGCCAGGAGAAGGGCGGCCGTCGAGAAGAAG GTACCAGACAAGGACGAGGAAGACAAAAAGGCGGCAATGTGGGAAAAGACGCACACCCTACCGAGTAACACTTCAAAATTCAGCGGTTCCGATTCACCGAAGGCTGCCCGGAAACGGTTCGGTTCCGCATCCGAGGAAACCATTTTGAAAGTGAACGGCTTAACGGAAGTAGCGATGTCCATTGGTCCGACGGAGATGGAGAGCCTGAAGAACGAGATAGTCAAGGAGGTGAAGAAGGAAATCGCGAAAATGAAGCAGGATATTTTAGATG CAATCAAAACAGAACTGAATAGAAGGTAA